A genomic window from Aethina tumida isolate Nest 87 chromosome 4, icAetTumi1.1, whole genome shotgun sequence includes:
- the LOC109600101 gene encoding dolichyldiphosphatase 1-like — protein sequence MATSNVDENYFSKTLDENNIQWVPLSLTLVEYPKGDLIGKFMAFISLAPFGIGAGFVALILFRRDLHTITFFIGTLCSEVLNYCIKHTVCEERPLRRDHQYVEYGMPSSHSQFVWFFATYVIYFVFIRLHHLNNNTIIENVSKFLIISSSVVMALLVSISRIYLHYHTIAQVLCGALVGVLFATVWFALTYLVFTPLFPQVVTWRISEILLLRDTTLIPNVLWFEYTNTRQEVRARSRKLVSMKSQ from the exons atggCCACGTCTAATgttgatgaaaattatttttcaaaaacattagaCGAAAATAACATACAATGGGTGCCACTCAGTCTGACCCTGGTTGAATATCCAAAAG GTGATCTCATTGGCAAATTTATGGCGTTCATAAGTCTGGCCCCCTTTGGAATAGGTGCGGGTTTTGTGGCGCTAATCCTGTTCAGGAGGGATCTACATACT ATTACGTTTTTCATAGGTACTTTGTGCTCAGAAGtacttaattattgtataaaacacACTGTTTGCGAGGAGAGACCTTTGAGGAGGGATCACCAATATGTAGAATATGGAATGCCTTCATCACATTCTCAGTTCGTGTGGTTTTTTGCcacatatgttatttattttgtatttattag GTTACACCACTTGAATAACAACACCATAATAGAAAATGTATCAAAGTTCTTGATAATTTCCTCGTCTGTTGTTATGGCATTGCTGGTTTCGATATCTAGAATATATTTGCACTATCATACAATTGCTCAAGTACTATGTGGGGCGCTTGTGGGGGTGCTGTTTGCAACTGTATGGTTTGCCCTCACCTATTTAGTGTTCACGCCACTTTTCCCGCAAGTGGTCACCTG GAGGATATCGGAGATCCTGTTGCTGCGCGACACGACGCTGATACCAAACGTTCTGTGGTTCGAGTACACGAACACGCGGCAGGAGGTGCGTGCCAGAAGTCGTAAACTGGTCAGTATGAAGTCACAATGA
- the LOC109600113 gene encoding uncharacterized protein LOC109600113 isoform X5, whose translation MGRNKVIQNGKKTWRSVNISGTIGDDESEIQTIDRDGELQPLLLLFPELNDDQDLVNQIRSKTMSPTTITRALMGKKADFTLLKPAQPLHETVIATHPESRSSLSIARNARINKVKSMKNLSDIEEDDDINT comes from the exons ATGGGCCGGAATAAAGTTATACAAAACGGAAAAAAGACGTGGAG AAGTGTGAATATTTCAGGGACGATTGGCGATGACGAAAGTGAAATCCAGACAATAGATCGCGATGGGGAGCTCCAACCTTTACTGCTACTCTTCCCAGAGCTAAACGACGATCAAGACTTAGTTAATCAGATCAGGTCCAAAACAATGTCTCCAACAACCATAACCCGAGCGTTGATGGGCAAAAAGGCGGACTTCACCTTACTGAAACCAGCTCAACCTTTACACGAAACCGTT attgCCACACATCCAGAGTCTAGAAGTTCTCTTTCTATTGCCAGAA atgcAAGGATCAACAAGGTTAAAAGCATGAAAAATCTTAGTGACATCGAGGAGGACGatgatataaatacataa
- the LOC109600113 gene encoding uncharacterized protein LOC109600113 isoform X1 translates to MDKTNNAESEQGTSGLQESQHSKQLAARDSKWAGIKLYKTEKRRGGTIGDDESEIQTIDRDGELQPLLLLFPELNDDQDLVNQIRSKTMSPTTITRALMGKKADFTLLKPAQPLHETVIATHPESRSSLSIARNARINKVKSMKNLSDIEEDDDINT, encoded by the exons atggacAAAACCAACAATGCAGAAAGTGAACAAGGCACCTCAGGACTCCAA gAGAGCCAACACAGCAAACAACTAGCCGCCAGAGACTCGAAATGGGCCGGAATAAAGTTATACAAAACGGAAAAAAGACGTGGAG GGACGATTGGCGATGACGAAAGTGAAATCCAGACAATAGATCGCGATGGGGAGCTCCAACCTTTACTGCTACTCTTCCCAGAGCTAAACGACGATCAAGACTTAGTTAATCAGATCAGGTCCAAAACAATGTCTCCAACAACCATAACCCGAGCGTTGATGGGCAAAAAGGCGGACTTCACCTTACTGAAACCAGCTCAACCTTTACACGAAACCGTT attgCCACACATCCAGAGTCTAGAAGTTCTCTTTCTATTGCCAGAA atgcAAGGATCAACAAGGTTAAAAGCATGAAAAATCTTAGTGACATCGAGGAGGACGatgatataaatacataa
- the LOC109600113 gene encoding uncharacterized protein LOC109600113 isoform X2 gives MDKTNNAESEQGTSGLQESQHSKQLAARDSKWAGIKLYKTEKRRGGTIGDDESEIQTIDRDGELQPLLLLFPELNDDQDLVNQIRSKTMSPTTITRALMGKKADFTLLKPAQPLHETIATHPESRSSLSIARNARINKVKSMKNLSDIEEDDDINT, from the exons atggacAAAACCAACAATGCAGAAAGTGAACAAGGCACCTCAGGACTCCAA gAGAGCCAACACAGCAAACAACTAGCCGCCAGAGACTCGAAATGGGCCGGAATAAAGTTATACAAAACGGAAAAAAGACGTGGAG GGACGATTGGCGATGACGAAAGTGAAATCCAGACAATAGATCGCGATGGGGAGCTCCAACCTTTACTGCTACTCTTCCCAGAGCTAAACGACGATCAAGACTTAGTTAATCAGATCAGGTCCAAAACAATGTCTCCAACAACCATAACCCGAGCGTTGATGGGCAAAAAGGCGGACTTCACCTTACTGAAACCAGCTCAACCTTTACACGAAACC attgCCACACATCCAGAGTCTAGAAGTTCTCTTTCTATTGCCAGAA atgcAAGGATCAACAAGGTTAAAAGCATGAAAAATCTTAGTGACATCGAGGAGGACGatgatataaatacataa
- the LOC109600113 gene encoding uncharacterized protein LOC109600113 isoform X4, producing the protein MDKTNNAESEQGTSGLQESQHSKQLAARDSKWAGIKLYKTEKRRGGTIGDDESEIQTIDRDGELQPLLLLFPELNDDQDLVNQIRSKTMSPTTITRALMGKKADFTLLKPAQPLHETIATHPESRSSLSIARRSTRLKA; encoded by the exons atggacAAAACCAACAATGCAGAAAGTGAACAAGGCACCTCAGGACTCCAA gAGAGCCAACACAGCAAACAACTAGCCGCCAGAGACTCGAAATGGGCCGGAATAAAGTTATACAAAACGGAAAAAAGACGTGGAG GGACGATTGGCGATGACGAAAGTGAAATCCAGACAATAGATCGCGATGGGGAGCTCCAACCTTTACTGCTACTCTTCCCAGAGCTAAACGACGATCAAGACTTAGTTAATCAGATCAGGTCCAAAACAATGTCTCCAACAACCATAACCCGAGCGTTGATGGGCAAAAAGGCGGACTTCACCTTACTGAAACCAGCTCAACCTTTACACGAAACC attgCCACACATCCAGAGTCTAGAAGTTCTCTTTCTATTGCCAGAA GATCAACAAGGTTAAAAGCATGA
- the LOC109600113 gene encoding uncharacterized protein LOC109600113 isoform X3, protein MDKTNNAESEQGTSGLQESQHSKQLAARDSKWAGIKLYKTEKRRGGTIGDDESEIQTIDRDGELQPLLLLFPELNDDQDLVNQIRSKTMSPTTITRALMGKKADFTLLKPAQPLHETVIATHPESRSSLSIARRSTRLKA, encoded by the exons atggacAAAACCAACAATGCAGAAAGTGAACAAGGCACCTCAGGACTCCAA gAGAGCCAACACAGCAAACAACTAGCCGCCAGAGACTCGAAATGGGCCGGAATAAAGTTATACAAAACGGAAAAAAGACGTGGAG GGACGATTGGCGATGACGAAAGTGAAATCCAGACAATAGATCGCGATGGGGAGCTCCAACCTTTACTGCTACTCTTCCCAGAGCTAAACGACGATCAAGACTTAGTTAATCAGATCAGGTCCAAAACAATGTCTCCAACAACCATAACCCGAGCGTTGATGGGCAAAAAGGCGGACTTCACCTTACTGAAACCAGCTCAACCTTTACACGAAACCGTT attgCCACACATCCAGAGTCTAGAAGTTCTCTTTCTATTGCCAGAA GATCAACAAGGTTAAAAGCATGA